The Camelus bactrianus isolate YW-2024 breed Bactrian camel chromosome 1, ASM4877302v1, whole genome shotgun sequence genome segment TTTGCAGGACTCCCATACTTTACCAGTCTGTGCTAGCCTGGCCTTTGCAAGTCCTCATTAGACTACTCAGCATCAGAAGCTCCATCATAGCAGCAGTTTTCATGTGGCTTGTTTACTGCAGAACCACCAGACCTAGATAAGCACAGCCTATAGAAGGCAGGCGATGGATACTTGCTGAGTTAGTGTGGTGCCCCCACTGGCAATTCCGTCCTGTGCTATCTGGGGATGATACCCAAGCTCAGCTGAAGCATGCTTCTTGTTCAATATGCCAGTTTAAGATGTAGGCTATCAAATACCCTTTCTGGGAAAGTGGGCAGGAGTTAGTAAGACCTAATTCATTCCCACTTATGCTACTCTAGCTGCCCAAATGTTAATATCTTACTTCCCTTCATTTATAAGAGGATGCTAACGACTGTACTTTTCCCCATGCGTTTGCTGAGAATTAAACGAATCCCGTGTATGAAGCACTTAGATGTCGAAAAACATCtccaaatattattattattagatttaaccagatatttaccatttctgtggctcttccttcattcctgaagTTCCAGTTTTCCTTCATATCATTTCCCTTTAGCCTAAAGAAGTTTCTGGTAACATTTCTGTAGAATAGAACTAATGGCCACAGATCTCACAGTTTCCCTTAATCTGAGAATGTCATCatttctgcattctttttttttttttttacagatttttaaaaatatttttgagtgagtgagtgagtgattgATGgtggggggggtgtaattaggtttatttctgtatttttagagaacgtactggggattgaacccaggactttgcgcatgctaagcatgtgctttaccaattgagccctctccccttctctattttattttttataactgcATGTTATTCTATGATTATCTCACTCCCTCACCTTCTACTCTTGAAGGATATTTTCCTGAATATAGAATTCTGAGTTGGCAGTTCTCTCCTTTAAGCACTTGAAAGATTTTGTTCCACTATCTGTCTTCCTTGGTTTCCGATGAGAAATCTAAAGTCATTTGATCTGGTCTAATTGTCTAATTGATTCATCTTTCTGTTTATAGACTATGTTTCAACAATCTCACTAAAGAAAATATCCCCTACTCCGAGTCACAAAGATATtgacacacattttctcttaaTATTTCCAAAGTTTCATTTTTGACTAATACTTCTGGACTATTTTTCTATGGTATAAAATGTAAATCATTTTCCAGCTGTGGTAGAGACGTGGGGGATTAACCTCATTTGTCTGAGACCGTTACAGCAAACACAAGCCCCTTGAAAACACTGCTTTCCAGTTAAATGAATGACTTCATCAGTGTCTTCTTTCTCATAAAGGCTTTCTTTGCCAGATGTCAGCACCCCTGATGAACAAAATGGCCCAAGAGAACCCCCAGCCAGATCCTTTTATCTATGTGGATGATTCCAGCATGAACTCCCAGGATGATTCACAGTTACTGGCTGGTCCCAGTGAGTATAACTCTCCTCCACTCTTGCCCTCTTTACACGGGGCCctgtaattatattttgaatttgttctgaaacagctttttttttcaaaagtctattttaaaaatattcccatCATAAAAGGGGAAGCTATCAATTTCATATCAAGGTCAAGTGCCTTTGGCTCCTGCTTGACCAAATTATGATACATAAGCTAAGAACACAAGATACAGAACAAGTAAGAATGTTTTTCTAGGAGAGAAGGACTGAAGCATAGAGAGATAGAAATACAGAAAGCTCCCTTCCCAGAGCAGGATACAATCCTGACACCAATTCCAATATGTGGACATTTTCCCCATACAGAGCAATTCTCGTGACACCAGCTGAGtatcctacaattcaactcaattctcaCGCTCCCCAGAAAAAGCATCaggtcccacaggttaagggctcagtccacAAGACTCCTTGCACTTTCGATGCCAATCACAAATCCagattgtcacctgtgcttctgaccaactggctataaatcagaggttctcaTGATCCCCTCTTTGGCAATAGTTCTTCAGACTTGGCTCAGAGCTATTTGGCTTTTTGCGGGTCTTCCCAGAGGGTGGAGTTTTTCTGTTAATTTGCCACTCTGGGTCACAAGAgattcattaatatttattttctattttgcagaGGATTCTAAGAATGCACAATTGTTCCACTGTTTCTTGCTGCATTTTGACCTTGTTCCTTTCCTACCACTCTGTCATGTTCCAAGTCACACTTATCACCAACCAGAATCTCTAGAACATCATCAGTGTCCTTAACTGTTCTCTGTTTTCCCAGATCTTGTAAATCATTGAATGTGGACTGTGATATGatggaataaaataaagcaaagtttTGTCGCCCCCTTATCACTGAAATATTGTAGTATCCAATATTTCAGGTGTATACTCTTGTGCATCTACTTCAACTTGCTCTCTGTAAGACTATTCTATCATAGAATcacattttcaacaaaaattcctTGAATAAACTGTACAGTCAGAGCTGATTTTCCAACGCCTCGTGAACcaagaaccactagcttatactTACATATGGTGCAAACTTGTATAAGCTAGTACCTCTCACACTGTCACCTGGTCCCTGCAGCCAGCATTGCCCAGTGCCTCATGCTCCCTTTGGGTCATTCGGCTACTCCTGCCACCAAGACTGTCCAGCCGCTGCAGCCACTGTGACTGGTTTACAAATCTGACTCTGGTCAAAGTTTGGCCTCTCTTCCCAGTTTTGGACTCAGCTTTTCAAGCTCAGTAAAAATTTCTGCTGAGATGTCGATTAAGATTAAATTGAAGTGGAGggtggctatagctcagtggtagagtgcatgcttagcatgcacaaaatttgggttcaattcctagtaccttcATTATAAAAAATGGGAAATGGACATTTCTAATGTTCAGATGTTTATTTCAAGAACATAATATACTTCTATATATTCAGATCATTTAAGCCCTTTAGTACAATTTTATAGTTTATTTCATATAGTTCCTACATATTTCATTTAGATGCCTTGTTAGGCATTCTATATATTTTGATGTTATCGTATATAggatccctttttttttaatgaaggtcctggggattgaacccaaaactttgtgcatgataagcatgcactctaccactgaattaTGTTGACATTACATTTTATAGCAACTAATGGTTGCATCTTAATCTTATATTCTTCcaatatgttttataaaatattacatgTTTATAGTGGATTCTTCAGAGAGAATTTtattgttgttgcaaatgacactTTTGCTTCTCCATTATACTActtatttcttacttattttgCCTGGTGCACCAGGACAATGCTGCACAATACCTATGTTAGAgtgtatttttgccttttatttactTTAGTTGCAGTGCTATTAATGtttcttcattaaatatttattctttttatgctgAACTCTTTTGGTTAAGGAAATGCCTTCTATTCATACCTTGTTCAAAGTTTTATCAGAAATGAGTATAGAATTTACAAATTTTTTTGTCATCTTTTGATATGATCATGAAGATGTATTCCAACTGTTAACGTTAATGTAGTTGATTGTcttaacattttattccttaaaatACAGAAGAGAACAATAAATAATATAACAAGTATCCATAATCTcaccaccaaaaagaaaaaaaaccctgttaacatatgaacacatttttttccagttgctcCTTCCAACTTCATGCTCTAAGTAAATCACACAAGAAATATATAGCTTAgtctcatttattaaaaaataaaataatagaaattaatgaaagtatttatttaatgatCATTCCTACCAGTTCTATGGCACCTCTTTTATTCTCTGAGGCAGTCACTAAAATAGTTACAATTTTTGTAGTCTactctttatattttatacataaactataatttttttaaaggaaatatatttcCTATACACATTACATAGGAAAATAAGaactagtaattttttttttttttttaggattcttCATTGACCTCTgcttggaggaggcactggggatctaACCCTCGACCTCCTGGGTGCCGAACACACGGTCCACCACCTGAGCCACACCTTTCTCCCAAGCACTAATaatgtggttttttaaatttattgtctaTAAAGCCACACCTTTCCCCCAAGAACTAGtaatgtggtttttaaaatttattgtctATAAAGCTATTAAACTATTTTAAGTGGCAATGTTTTCCTAACTTACACTTGATATGCTGAGGAggttaataataaaatacttatttgGTGCATATAACATGCCATGCATTATTCTAgtgttttgtgtgtatttataacTTACATTAATACATTCATGTAATACATTACAAACCCTATTATAAAATAGATACTCATAGCATTCCCTTTTTATGCTTAATGAAACTGAAGTGAAGAGTTTAAGCAACCCATTCATGATCACATTCCTAGAAAAGTACAGTTTATAAGCAAAATTTCTACTGTTACACACAAACAAGTCAGAGATTACTGAATCTCCACTCCAATTCTTCCAGCCACTCACCTTAGCAAACATAGTTCCTGCCCAAAGCAGTTCCATCTCAGGGTGAACCcctcttcttttggaaaaaataattgcTGAAGAttgttttaaacttattttaacattttattatacagaaaatttcaaatagaAACAAGAACAGAATAATATACTTACCTTCATGAGTCTATCATTCAATCTCAGTAAATACGTATCTCATTTaatataatgtttttgaggtgcatccatgttgtaaAATGTATCGGTAATCTgttccttttattgctgaatggttttccattgtatgaatatacaacATTTGTATATCCTTTCAATAAGGAGATTTGGATTGTTACCAAATTTTGGCAATTACAAGCAATGCTGCTACTAATAGTTGCATATAAATCTTTGCATAGATAAATGTTCTTATTCTCTTGGGCAGATAGATTCATAGGAAGAAACCGCCGGacagtttttcaaagtggcttTATCATTTTACAGTCTCACCAACAATTTCCAATCACTGTTTGAGAATTCCAGTTTCTGCACATTCCTTCACatgccatttatatatcttttttggtgaaatgCTTATTCAAATCTTTTAATTAGGATTAAAAGCTTTTTAATTGGAATGTTGGTCTTCTTATTTTTGAGATAGAAGGTGCAAATCCTTTCAGATACGTGACATTTTCCTGAAGGGTGACCTTTAACATTTCTATAGTGTAGGTTTACTGGTGATGGATTATTCAACTTCTGTATGTCTGAAGCATCTTTTCACAGATGCTTTTCTGAGGATGGTTTGCCGAAATTTCCAATGTACACCTGTTGGTGTTTGGGGGGTTCTCCTTGTAACTTAGAACAAAATTCCCAGCGATAGCATTTCATAAACACTTTCCAAAAGTGCTGTATCACAAAAACTTATTTCAAAGTAAAGATTATGTACCTGATAAAACTACACTGTTTAATTTAAAGAATAGGATCAGAATGTCGATGAAGCTATGGCTGTTTAAAGTCAATGCAAACAGTTTGAATAGTTTGGTGAAATGTGAGTagaaaaaatcagtatttataaatgaatatctTATATATTTGGtttcaaatacatatatgtgaacttcaaaaataaattagataGTATAAATTTAGGAATATGTACATTTAAATATGtgattatattaaatatattttgttaaagtTATTTCCATCCATGTACATAAGTGGCATTAGTCTTACAGTTTTGTTTATAGTGTTTATTCTTGTCTGGTGTTAGGATTGGTGTTAGGGACTTCAAATACAAGAAGTGAGGCCCAAGTAAAGACTCTTCTTCCATCTAGTGAAATGGGTGTATAACAGGAGAATTAGCACAGCATTGCCTTGAGTTCTGTAACTTACCTATGTTTTTGTGTGGTTATTAGTCTGCTCAGTGCCTACAGTCCTTTTTAAGCAAATATTGGTGATCATATTTTCTTAGGaaatttccttcttctctctattgtcattttttaaaaatattttataattttttcaattGTCTCCACATATTTAGTCATGTCTCATTTCATATGTATCTTTTCCCAGAGGAGTAAATAGAGCTTCAGAAagcctggaaaagaaaaaaactcacttGCCAGACAAGATAGACTGGGttcctgaatgaataaatgaaaagaggaaaCCCATTTTGAAGAGTGTGTTATACTCAGGTGCAGGGGCATGAGGTTTCTTCCCAGTttctaaaagaaacagtgtgGAAAAGACAATAAGGGAAGCCCCATCCACTGTCCTGAGGTTAGGCAGGGTAGACAGACCGAGTAAGAGGgaaaaagttttttctgttttcagtgcaGGGAAAACTGAAACACAAGGAAACCAGTTTCCAAAGCAAATAGACTGGGTACATAGAAAATTGAAGAGGTAGAATTTCCTAGTAGGGAAAAACTAATCTCAGAAAACAGAGGACAGAGCACTGTTACATAGGTCTCAGCCTCCTGGAGTTAAGATCTTTATCTCCTGATTCCAAGCCTGGGTGGGGGAAGTCATGGGAAATCACAGCTGTGGTTTTCTAGGGGGATTTGAGCCGGAAGTGGACCGTGTTAATGTAACCACCGCCTCTCCATTTCTGCTCTACAGAGAAATGGAAGAAGCATCAAGAACGCACCTCATTTACCCAAACACAGCACAAAGAATTGGAGGCACTGTTTAGCTGCAACATGTTTCCAGATAAAAATCTCCAGAGAAAACTTGCTTTAAAACTCAACCTACCAGACTCAACAGTAAAGGTCTGTCTGATCCTCTGAGGTGTACTTTGTACCCTCACCCAAATCACATTCTACTGTTCAGCCTGGAAATCCCCTCCATAACACAGCAGTAGTAACACTTcttttactgagtacctactgtgtgctagtgCTGAGCTGGGCACATTGTATATGTTGCCTTCACTGTCATCCAATTTTGGGAGCAAAGCAACTGGGTCACAGAGATAATATGTAGCGTAATTGGAATTAGAACTCCGGAGGTCTTGTCCTGCAGAGCTCAAATTAGAGGAAGGGATCTCATCCAGACAGACGCCTCACTTAGGGTCTTCTCAAGCAAAACCCTACAATCTGTTTATTCACGACATTACCAACAGACAAATAACTTCCCCCAGCTTCTGAGTCTGCTAAGGCCCCCAGTTTTTGTTAGACTAGTCCTCACTGTACAGGCCTTCTAAAATAAGCATCGAAAATCCCTCAGTTCAAATTCCTTACCTCTGTCTAGATTTCTGAACTTGCTTCTCTTCTGGAGTTCAGGACACTTTCTCTGAACCCCCAGTATAACCTCTGAAATGTACCccctttatttccttctcttctctctggggCCCAGTCCTGATCCCTCACTGTTCCTATTGACTCCATTCATACCTACTTCTgctctctcagaactcagtatcaTGGTGACTTGGAGAGAGGGCATGAAGGTTACAGTTTGGCTTTTTTCACCCAGGAGAAGCCTCAAACTCCTTCTTCAGTAACAGACTATaaactcctctcttcccccacTCCCAGATTTGGTTCAGGAATCGGCGGTTCAAAAtgaggaagcagcagcagcagcaacagaaatCACTGAAGCCACCAAACCAGATCCTTCCAGCCAAGAACGTGTCAACAGCATCAACAAGTCCtcgttttttccccccaacagtTTCAGATTTCTGTAGCTCCTTCTCACCTCAGCCCTTAGGCCCTTTCAATTGGGTGGGGGACTCTGTTCTCACTGAGAGTCCTACAAGTGATGTCCAAATCCAAGATCCTCAGTTGGAGAGGCTGGTGGCCTCAGTTCCTGCTTTGTACTCTGATGCCTATGACATAGCCCAAATCATGGAAATGTACAGTTTTCCTGATGAAGATGAGATAGCCAGCTATTCTTTCCACTCTCTCTATCAGTATCTCTCACCAACAAGGCCCAGTTAGAATAGAGTTCCTCCCTTAGCATCTTTGCAGGTCCAGCTGTAGGTTTACCTCCTGGGCAAACCCGGTTTAGTACAACAAACTGGAGCTTTGCAGCCTTCATCTTAAGAGAGAGCCTAGAATTCCAGAACCCCTCTAGTAGTGTGGTGGACTTTGGATTTCTCTTATCAAAGTACTAATAAATGGCAGATAGCATAGAAAAAGGATCTTGCATCTTGTACATACCTTTTCCTTTTGTCTGCTTCTTAAACCAAACATCTGGTTCAGTGTAACTTTGATTTCCATGGAAATGTTGTAAAAACTAGTTTTCTCCaagtatagctcagtagtacaTAACCAGCCCCACAACTCCCCCTGGAAAAGGTCTTTCTAGTCCCTTAGACAGCCGACGAGGCAACAAAATTCCCTCTTCTCAAAACtatctttgactttttaaaagaaggcCAGCAGCCTTTCAGGTTCATCCACTTTTAATGGAAGCAGGTTATaaactcatattttattttaaatctttaggtCTAGGATTTTCTAAAGGGTATTTTCGGTCAGAATTTAGGGGGAAATCACCATCACTATTAGTTTTAATATAGTATAAGTGCATATGTAGTAAGAAATGTAAGAACtggcagaggaagaggaaaaacagattttttgaAAGAGATGATCGTCAAGGAAAACCAACAAAATCAACAGTGAAACTTTTAGAATTACAGATAAGCACATTTTCCAGCTACGTAAATAACCTACAAAATTAATAGCATTTCTCAAAACCAATCATAAACACGTAATAAAATAAGTACCTCTCAATGAAAAGTATAAAGTATCTACGAATTAACTAAGAAAATTAAGACCTGtacagaaaactttaaaacttgaataaagttaggttgtttgtttgctttttaattgaagtacagttgatttaaaatgctgtattagtttctggtgtacagcatggatggacttggagggcattattcgaagcgaaataagtcagacagagaaaagacaaatattgtaagaTATcgcatgtgaaatctaaaaattacaacaaactattgaatataacagaaaagaaacagactcacagatgtagagacagaactagtggttaccagtggggagagagaaggggcaaCATgaaggtggaggattaagaggtacaaactatcaggtataaaataagctacaaggggtgggaagggacagactgggagttcgaaatttgtagatactgacaggcatatgcagaatagataaacaagattatactgtatagcacagggaaatatatacaagatcttgtggtagctcacagtgaaaaagaatgtgtatattcatgtataactgaaaaattgtggtctacactgtaaattgacacaacattgtaaactgactgtaactcaataaaaaaaatgttaaaaataaaacaaaataagctgcaaggatgtactgcacaacatggggaatatagccaatattttatagtaactataaatggagtataacctttaaaaatttgtgaatcactgtattataTACCTGTAGCATATAATATacatcacctatacttcaattaaaaaatatattataaaataaatatataaataattttttttaaaaaacataggaAATGTTTTGAATAAAAGGCATCTGAAGCCATAAAATAATCAACTTAAAAGagttaaaatcatataaaatatgttctccaaacacaatggaatgaaattagagATCAATAGCAAAAGAAAATTCATGAAACTCACAAATGTATGGATATTAAAAACACATTCCTTAAATAACCAATAAGTgaagaagaaatcagaaggaaaattaGGAAACATTCCAAGATGaatggaaacaaaaacagaataaaacaaaacttatgggatgatGCAAAATCAGGGCTTATAAGGAAATTTATAGCTGCAAAAGcctatttttaaagaataggATCTCAAACCAACCTTTTATTAAGCAGGCAGGAAGCTGGCATAGTTATATTAATATCTGTCAAATTAAACTTTAAGGTAAAAcaatttataggaaataaaaCTACATTAGACAAGGATAAAAGGAAACTTAAAAGATACAATAATTCtgaatttgtatatatttaacaacatattctcaaaatatataaagagaaaattaacaaaattctTAGGGAAACTTAACAAATACAGGGGGTGAGGGTGTAGCTGAAtggttagagtacatgcttagaatgcacaaggccctggattcagtccccagtacctccattaaaacagctaactaaataaataaacctaattacctacctcctgaaaacaaaaacaaaaaacaactacaTAATCATAGTGGATGATttgaatataatatttaataactgATAGGTCAAATGGATACAAATTTAGTATGGATAGAGATTTAAACTATTCAGTTAATAAGCTTGATTTAATGAAAGTGTGTAGGCTTCTGCATTCAACTGGtagagaatacacattcttctcaagcctATAATGACTACATACTAGACCACAAAGAAAATCTTAACAAACTCAAATAAATCAATAACATACAAACAGCATTCTTTGATCATAAGGCAATTAGAAGAAACTCCAACCTCTCtatttagaaaagtaaaaagaacatTTCCAAATAATTAATCAAACATGGAAGAAATTATAATGTGAACAATCTGGTAGCACACTtcatataataacaataattgGATCAACATTCACTGGGGGAAACTAACAGAGATAGTAGCAGTAATGGGTTAGCATGTCCTGTTACCCACCACATTCGTGTCATCACAGAGGGATCTTTCAGGGTAGGACTGTGGACCTAGACATTGACCCTTAGGTTGTgatgttttctgttgttgttgttgttgttgttgttgttgttttaatcacTTGATCttttaatagtctttttttttttagagaagttttaagttcacaggaaaactgagcagaaggtacagagattttccattTAGCCCCTGCTCCCACATACATTCTGCCTTCCCCACTAACAACCCTAGACCAGATTGGTACATCTGTTATAATTGGTGAACATACAATAATACagcagggggaagggataaattaggagtttgagatttgcagataccaactaatatatataaaatagataaacaacaagtttatactgtatagcacagagaactatattcaatatcttgtagtaacttattgtgaaaaagaacatgaaaacgaatatatgtatgttcgtgtatgactgaagcagtatgctgtacaccagaaactgacacaacattgtaaactgactatacttctatatataaaataaagtctacaaataaccaatgttggtaaggatgtggagaaaagagaactctagtacactgttggtgggaatgtaaattggtgcagccactgtgaaaaacagtatggagtttcctcaaagaactaaaaatagacttaccatatcttccagtaatcccactcctgggtatacatctgaaaaaaacaaaaacactagttcaaaaagatacatgcaccccagtgtacacagcagcactgtttacaatagccaagacatggaagcaacccaagtgcttATCTACAGTTGATTGGGTTAAGACTatttggtatatatatgcaacagaatattactcagacataaaaaatgaattactgtcatttgcagcaatggacctagagaatattactcttagtgaagtgagtcagacagggtaagacaaatactatatgatatcacctatatgtggaatctaaaaaataatacaaatgaatatatatgcaaaacagaaatagattgacagatatagagaacaaacttgtgtttaccaaaggggagaggaaggtggggagggataaattaggggtatgggattaacagatacaaactactatacatataatagataagtaacaaggatatactgtatagcacagggaattatacccactATCTTATAACAATCTATGATgaagtataatctgcaaaaatactgattCACAACACTGTATACCTGacactaacacaatattgtaaatcaactatacttcaacaaaaagaaaagacactcaacaaactaggataAACTATCAAATCCTTCAACTTGATAAAGGTCATCTACAAAAAGTCCACAGGTAATATCGCACTTAAGGGTGAAAGACTGAATACTATTCCCCTAAGGTTAGAAACAGGGACCAAGTTTAGGGATGACCGCTCTtaccactttcattcaacatagtgCTGGAATATCTACAcaatgcaataaggcaagaaaatgaaataaaaggcatccaaattcaaaaggaataaataaatatatttctattcaCAGAGGGcatgatcttgtatatagaaaatcctaaggaatgcacaagaaaactattagaattagTAAACAAGTTCAGCAAAGTTTTAGGATACAAGATCAGTATACAAAATTTTTACAATTTTCAGCTGCTCATTGCTTACCCCAGATAAATTTTACCTTCACGTGAATATATATGCAGGGAAGAATCCAGAGGAAAGGGGAATTCAGTATCTGTTAATTACAGCAGAATTTAGCATATATTTTCTAGTCCACACCAGCATTTTGGAGCACTTAGTATGTGCTAGACATATAATAATGGGCTAACTTATTAACACAAAGTCACACCAAGTATTATCATTCTCATTTCACAACTGGGAAAATTGAGCTAGAaagtggttaagtaacttggtCAAAGCCACATATATAGAGATTAGCTAACCAGgattacatattttctttcctcaGTAAATAGCTGAATGCGTTTCTTTGAAGAGAATGAGATCAAGAAGAGCACCAGCCTGGGAGTTAGA includes the following:
- the ARGFX gene encoding LOW QUALITY PROTEIN: arginine-fifty homeobox (The sequence of the model RefSeq protein was modified relative to this genomic sequence to represent the inferred CDS: inserted 1 base in 1 codon; substituted 1 base at 1 genomic stop codon); translated protein: MSAPLMNKMAQENPQPDPFIYVDDSSMNSQDDSQLLAGPSEYNSPPLLPSLHGALQHCPVPHAPFGSFGYSCHQDCPAAAATVTEKWKKHQERTSFTQTQHKELEALFSCNMFPDKNLQRKLALKLNLPDSTVKIWFRNRRFKMRKQQQQQQKSLKPPNQILPAKNVSTASTSPRFFPPTVSDFCSSFSPQPLGPFNWVGDSVLTESPTSDVQIQDPQLERLVASVPALYSDAYDIAQIMEMYSFPDEDEIASYSFHSLYQYLSPTRPSXNXSSSLSIFAGPAVGLPPGQTRFSTTNWSFAAFILRESLEFQNPSSSVVDFGFLLSKY